A genomic window from Cricetulus griseus strain 17A/GY chromosome 4, alternate assembly CriGri-PICRH-1.0, whole genome shotgun sequence includes:
- the Cnn1 gene encoding calponin-1: MSSAHFNRGPAYGLSAEVKNKLAQKYDHQREQELREWIEGVTGRRIGNNFMDGLKDGIILCEFINKLQPGSVKKVNESTQNWHQLENIGNFIKAITKYGVKPHDIFEANDLFENTNHTQVQSTLLALASMAKTKGNKVNVGVKYAEKQERRFEPEKLREGRNIIGLQMGTNKFASQQGMTAYGTRRHLYDPKLGTDQPLDQATISLQMGTNKGASQAGMTAPGTKRQIFEPGLGMEHCDTLNVSLQMGSNKGASQRGMTVYGLPRQVYDPKYCLNPEYPELGEPTHNHHPHNYYNSA, from the exons ATGTCTTCCGCACATTTTAACCGAGGTCCTGCCTATGGCCTGTCTGCTGAAGTCAAGAACAAG CTGGCCCAGAAATATGACCATCAGcgggagcaggagctgagagagtGGATTGAGGGGGTTACAGGTCGCCGAATCGGGAACAACTTCATGGACGGCCTCAAAGATGGGATCATTCTTTGCGA ATTCATTAACAAGCTCCAGCCAGGCTCTGTGAAGAAGGTAAATGAGTCAACCCAAAACTGGCACCAG CTGGAGAACATAGGTAATTTCATTAAAGCCATTACCAAGTATGGAGTGAAACCCCACGACATCTTTGAGGCCAACGACCTGTTTGAGAACACCAACCATACACAGGTTCAGTCTACTCTCCTGGCTCTGGCCAGCATG GCCAAGACAAAAGGAAACAAGGTCAACGTGGGAGTCAAATATGCAGAGAAACAAGAGCGGAGATTTGAGCCAGAGAAGCTGAGAGAAGGTCGGAACATCATTGGGCTACAG ATGGGTACCAACAAGTTTGCCAGTCAACAGGGCATGACAGCTTATGGTACTCGGCGTCACCTCTATGACCCCAAACTGGGGACAGATCAGCCCCTGGACCAGGCCACCATCAGCCTGCAAATGGGCACCAACAAGGGTGCCAGCCAG GCTGGCATGACTGCACCAGGCACCAAGCGGCAGATCTTTGAGCCAGGACTGGGCATGGAACACTGTGACACGCTCAACGTCAGCTTGCAGATGGGCAGCAACAAGGGGGCCTCGCAGAGAGGCATGACAGTGTATGGCCTGCCCCGCCAGGTGTATGATCCCAAATACTGCCTGAATCCGGAATACCCAGAGCTGGGCGAGCCCACCCACAATCACCACCCACACAACTACTATAACTCTGCATAG
- the Elof1 gene encoding transcription elongation factor 1 homolog, with the protein MGRRKSKRKPPPKKKMTGTLETQFTCPFCNHEKSCDVKMDRARNTGVISCTVCLEEFQTPITYLSEPVDVYSDWIDACEAANQ; encoded by the exons ATGGGACGAAGGAAGTCTAAACGGAAGCCACCCCCCAAGAAGAAGATGACAGGCACCCTGGAGACCCAGTTCACTTGCCCCTTCTGCAACCACGAGAAGTCCTGTGACGTGAAAAT GGACCGTGCTCGAAACACTGGAGTTATCTCCTGTACCGTGTGCCTAGAGGAATTCCAGACACCCATCACAT ATCTGTCAGAACCAGTGGATGTGTACAGCGATTGGATAGACGCCTGTGAAGCAGCTAATCAGTAG